The following coding sequences lie in one Alicyclobacillus curvatus genomic window:
- a CDS encoding alpha-ketoacid dehydrogenase subunit beta, translating into MTMMNIIEAINSALQLEMDRDDKVIVFGEDVGHAGGVFRATDGLQARFGERRVVDTPLAESAIIGAAVGMAARGLRPIAEIQFLGFIYEAMDQLASQAARMRFRSAGTITLPMVVRAPYGGGVRTPELHSDSLEGLFLHSPGLKVVMPSNPYDAKGLLLAAIRDENPVLFFEPMKLYRFRKEEVPDGDYIVEIGKANVVVDGSDLTLITWGPTVPLAVGLAQKFAAEEGVSVEVIDLRTIAPLDVDTILASVNKTGRALIVHEAVKAGGVGAEVAALISEQALFSLEAPILRVTGYDTPYPVGGVEDDWLPNAARIAGAIRQIMSYA; encoded by the coding sequence ATGACCATGATGAACATCATCGAAGCCATTAACAGTGCACTGCAGCTTGAAATGGATCGGGACGACAAAGTCATCGTGTTCGGCGAAGACGTTGGCCACGCAGGGGGTGTGTTTCGCGCGACGGACGGATTGCAGGCGAGGTTTGGCGAGCGCCGGGTTGTCGATACGCCGCTTGCAGAGTCAGCCATTATCGGAGCAGCAGTAGGGATGGCAGCCCGTGGGCTAAGGCCAATCGCCGAGATTCAGTTTCTCGGGTTTATTTATGAGGCGATGGATCAACTGGCTTCCCAAGCAGCACGTATGCGCTTCCGGTCGGCCGGCACCATCACCCTCCCCATGGTCGTCCGCGCGCCTTACGGCGGTGGTGTCCGTACACCGGAGCTCCACTCTGACAGCTTGGAAGGACTGTTCCTCCATTCACCAGGGCTGAAGGTCGTGATGCCGAGCAACCCGTACGATGCAAAGGGGCTGCTGCTGGCAGCAATTCGCGATGAAAATCCGGTCCTGTTCTTCGAACCGATGAAACTCTACCGCTTCCGCAAGGAGGAGGTCCCAGACGGCGACTACATCGTTGAGATTGGCAAGGCAAACGTGGTTGTGGACGGGAGCGACCTGACGCTCATCACTTGGGGACCCACGGTACCGCTGGCTGTGGGGCTGGCGCAGAAATTCGCTGCTGAAGAGGGAGTGTCAGTCGAGGTCATTGACTTGCGCACCATCGCACCGCTTGACGTAGACACCATTTTAGCGTCGGTCAACAAAACCGGTCGCGCCTTAATCGTCCACGAGGCGGTGAAGGCAGGTGGCGTTGGCGCTGAGGTTGCGGCACTCATCAGCGAGCAGGCCCTGTTTTCACTGGAGGCGCCAATTTTGCGGGTGACGGGGTATGACACGCCTTATCCTGTTGGAGGGGTCGAGGACGACTGGCTGCCAAACGCAGCGCGGATTGCGGGGGCCATCAGGCAGATTATGAGCTATGCATGA
- a CDS encoding 2-oxo acid dehydrogenase subunit E2, giving the protein MAYEFRLPDIGEGLHEAEVLQWFVQVGEEIKADQPVVEVQTDKAAVEIASPVGGTVLTLGGQPGDTINVGDVLIAVDTMVATPATRVDQTRVATPATAVKPNAATAATAVDQTRVATTVTAVEQRRVATPAAAATAGPVVPAAPDASVGPRKRVQAAPAVRKFAQDLGIRLESIQPSDPSGRITRADVERAATLQRESAQRPQSQSQSEEVATSSGLVNRREPIRGLRKRIYQNMVKSMYTAPQATGMDDLDATRLVELRQRLLPHAQARGIKLTYLPIVIKAVTYVLREYPLFNAAVDDEQMEIVYKGAINIGIATATPEGLLVPVIRDADKKSVFEIATVLEDLTSRGRERQLELAELTGSTFTITSTGVQGGWFATPIVNYPEVAILGVHSIQKRAVVLDDDSIVAQQRMTFSLTFDHRVIDGHPAGRFMHRLKVYLENPELMIAL; this is encoded by the coding sequence ATGGCGTATGAATTTCGATTGCCGGACATTGGTGAGGGTCTACACGAGGCGGAAGTGTTGCAGTGGTTTGTACAGGTTGGGGAGGAAATCAAAGCGGACCAGCCTGTTGTTGAGGTCCAGACCGATAAGGCGGCTGTCGAGATTGCCTCACCAGTAGGCGGCACGGTGCTGACACTGGGGGGCCAACCAGGGGATACCATTAACGTGGGTGACGTCCTCATCGCGGTAGACACCATGGTCGCCACGCCGGCGACTCGGGTCGACCAGACAAGGGTCGCCACGCCGGCGACTGCAGTCAAGCCGAATGCTGCCACCGCAGCGACTGCCGTCGATCAGACAAGGGTCGCCACAACGGTGACTGCTGTCGAGCAGAGAAGGGTCGCCACGCCGGCGGCTGCCGCCACTGCCGGTCCTGTCGTTCCTGCAGCACCCGATGCCTCAGTTGGGCCGCGGAAGAGGGTCCAGGCTGCACCAGCAGTGAGGAAATTTGCACAGGACCTCGGTATCCGATTGGAGAGTATCCAGCCATCTGACCCAAGCGGTCGCATCACCCGGGCAGACGTGGAACGCGCAGCCACTTTGCAGCGGGAGTCCGCACAGCGCCCGCAATCTCAATCTCAATCTGAGGAGGTCGCCACCAGTTCCGGCCTGGTTAATCGCCGTGAACCCATCCGCGGCCTGCGCAAACGCATCTACCAAAACATGGTCAAGTCTATGTATACGGCACCGCAGGCGACTGGTATGGACGATCTCGATGCGACACGCCTCGTCGAACTCCGCCAGCGCTTGTTACCTCACGCACAGGCGCGGGGGATTAAGCTGACGTATCTGCCCATCGTCATCAAGGCTGTGACGTACGTGCTCCGGGAATATCCGCTGTTTAACGCCGCTGTTGATGATGAACAGATGGAGATTGTTTACAAAGGTGCCATCAACATTGGCATTGCGACGGCTACCCCGGAGGGACTGCTGGTGCCGGTCATTCGCGATGCGGACAAAAAGTCAGTATTCGAGATTGCGACCGTGCTAGAGGACCTGACAAGTCGCGGCCGTGAGCGACAGCTCGAACTTGCGGAGCTCACGGGCAGCACGTTCACGATTACGAGCACCGGTGTGCAAGGGGGCTGGTTCGCCACCCCGATTGTCAATTACCCGGAAGTCGCCATCCTTGGTGTGCATAGCATTCAAAAACGCGCCGTCGTTCTCGATGACGATAGCATTGTTGCGCAGCAGCGGATGACTTTTTCTTTAACGTTTGACCATCGCGTCATTGATGGCCATCCCGCCGGTCGCTTCATGCATCGGCTGAAGGTATATCTCGAAAACCCGGAGTTGATGATTGCGCTGTAG
- a CDS encoding FAD-binding protein: protein MGAPPGLAKVVRTQSVLLQHGSDFTYHAPRLPEAVVYPESPLEVQTIVKFAADHDIPLVPFGAGSSLEGHVIPIKGGISLDMSRMNRVLEFRPEDFIVRVEPGVTRIQLNQAIQASGLFFPVDPGADATLGGMAATNASGTNAVRYGAMRDNVKGLEVVLADGRLVRTGGMAVKSSAGYNLTGLFVGSEGTLGVITSITLKLQGIPETTVAARAVFPDIDAAGRAAVSIVGSVAIGRVELVDKLTIAAVNAYKGTDYAAQPTLFLELSGSKVSVNKDVEMAHELCLLEGCEQFLFETDSKARAQLWEARHSAAIALMARNPGKKMMTTDVCVPISELPGALRHARETMERYGFEGSILGHVGDGNYHAGFTIDPDDGEDLLAVEAVNSEIVKYALEKGGTCTGEHGLGLGKGKYLEQEFGAEAVVLMRQLKQLLDPVGIMNPGKGVDFLNR from the coding sequence ATGGGGGCCCCTCCTGGCCTGGCAAAGGTTGTGCGCACACAGTCTGTCCTACTCCAGCACGGGAGCGATTTCACATACCACGCGCCGCGCTTGCCAGAGGCAGTCGTTTACCCCGAATCGCCCCTTGAGGTGCAGACCATCGTCAAGTTCGCGGCGGATCACGATATTCCCCTCGTCCCCTTCGGCGCCGGCAGCAGTCTCGAGGGACATGTCATTCCCATCAAAGGCGGCATCAGCCTTGATATGTCACGGATGAACCGTGTTCTCGAGTTTCGCCCGGAGGACTTTATCGTTCGCGTCGAACCAGGTGTCACACGCATCCAACTCAACCAAGCCATTCAAGCGTCAGGCTTGTTCTTCCCGGTCGATCCCGGTGCAGACGCCACCCTTGGCGGCATGGCCGCGACCAACGCAAGTGGAACGAACGCGGTGCGTTACGGAGCCATGCGCGATAACGTCAAAGGGCTTGAAGTCGTGCTGGCGGACGGTCGGCTCGTACGCACCGGCGGGATGGCCGTTAAATCGTCGGCGGGGTATAATTTGACTGGATTATTCGTCGGATCGGAAGGCACACTCGGCGTCATCACCTCCATCACGCTCAAGTTGCAGGGAATTCCGGAGACAACGGTCGCAGCACGAGCTGTTTTCCCGGACATTGATGCTGCTGGACGGGCTGCTGTGTCGATTGTCGGATCGGTCGCCATCGGCCGCGTTGAACTGGTCGACAAGTTGACCATCGCTGCAGTCAACGCGTACAAGGGCACGGATTACGCAGCTCAGCCAACATTGTTTCTTGAGTTGTCTGGGAGCAAAGTGAGTGTCAACAAGGATGTCGAGATGGCTCACGAGCTGTGTCTTCTTGAAGGTTGCGAGCAGTTTCTGTTTGAGACAGACAGCAAGGCGCGCGCGCAGCTTTGGGAGGCACGGCACTCTGCCGCCATCGCACTCATGGCGCGAAACCCAGGCAAAAAGATGATGACCACAGACGTTTGCGTACCCATCTCGGAGCTGCCAGGCGCTCTGCGGCACGCTCGTGAAACGATGGAGCGGTACGGTTTTGAGGGGTCCATCCTCGGCCATGTGGGTGACGGCAACTACCATGCTGGTTTTACCATTGACCCTGATGATGGCGAGGATTTGCTGGCGGTCGAGGCGGTGAACAGCGAGATCGTCAAATATGCCCTGGAGAAGGGCGGTACGTGCACAGGGGAACATGGGCTTGGGCTCGGCAAAGGTAAGTATCTGGAGCAGGAGTTTGGGGCCGAAGCGGTGGTGCTGATGCGGCAATTGAAGCAATTGCTCGATCCGGTGGGCATCATGAACCCGGGCAAAGGCGTCGACTTTTTGAACCGCTGA
- a CDS encoding DUF1648 domain-containing protein, producing the protein MPPRTGPLPISTGVEPQNVIVALLVAFISVAVQVWLSVRFLPLLPAMVSSHWNFKGEVDGHMSKRVMVWIGPILAAVFGAISVGLAFTPSSLFLQVPFWLVQALFIYVTWWMYQRNLHRS; encoded by the coding sequence ATGCCTCCACGTACTGGTCCTTTGCCAATATCGACCGGTGTCGAGCCTCAAAACGTGATTGTGGCCCTCCTCGTCGCGTTCATTAGTGTGGCCGTGCAAGTGTGGTTGTCTGTCCGATTCTTACCGCTCCTTCCTGCCATGGTTTCATCACATTGGAATTTCAAGGGGGAGGTTGACGGACACATGTCAAAGCGGGTAATGGTGTGGATAGGGCCCATTCTCGCTGCTGTGTTTGGGGCTATTTCTGTGGGCCTCGCGTTTACACCAAGCTCATTGTTCTTGCAAGTTCCGTTCTGGTTGGTGCAGGCGCTGTTCATTTACGTGACATGGTGGATGTATCAGCGGAACTTGCATCGGTCGTGA